One window of Salvelinus fontinalis isolate EN_2023a chromosome 19, ASM2944872v1, whole genome shotgun sequence genomic DNA carries:
- the LOC129816897 gene encoding zinc finger protein 654-like isoform X2 — protein sequence MYYIWDLVFLWSRLHLRAHPAKQGFLSECHQLMLSAINTRAIFPFIKVITAEMGSEGVPLCVELCTAALQTDLQSDPVTRSLLCKTIAFLLPRDLEVCRLCALLVFCLERSVEAYKTVYLLYTHPDEEPHPLHTPVKTNIRFYILQVLKEGLFFDPEFWNLLTLRTHCLELMTDKVMREALNEVKEEEELEQVEEEWIPSYWMEEETCRIHTDTSHLQPHTNTALENSETAGQEHEEGEYGDAPESQTEDFLVRRKRRCRSDVDYAEDPDMKYSLRHNHSSESSTKLPANRQREYLARHVKNKILKRRGRKPRWLLLEMTRQTENVSPGRTRARGKGREGMRERGEGKREKWERGECKSERWERGKGKRKQGDEGKKARRQGREGKRPYRRTIRGMELSFPENEVPVDQVVVENRVEPSISVALQHSDAENYVNMGLPNGLHGERLFEYEPETEIELSEVEPSDINPLDLKPSVVELSVVEPSVAEPSEVKVFEGPSEQTDPELDGPALDMEDCPLTLFHIYAKSSKGTDAKELQPLTEGSDVTALEAGPDSNTQGEDTKPEKAPVRSKHLRFHCNHCQKLFKGGNVVRHTLAHLKLRKTRLSCVFCGKHFQRYNRAKEHVLEHVEELRTTTLKSKIKPAVNGDAEPSENVNQASENETKPTENVTEPPALTDQPPKPKRVKAKPVVSKQSRIIQNLRNLIRKSQKWKTDTDNQVPVEVKDEQVTVKDKVVIVKEVVPGEETEGGEKNECEGGEQEGKQKQYHLCPAEGCDSIFMKIGPSMLRHAVNYHMEDAAVLEKTFQWGKGKCQICQRHLLVFEHYRDHMKLHDAPLKQACLHMSCGQCFKTSQELKDHMDTHRPLQAPCGYSGCREIFFTLPSLHGHEWRHYTQPQSKDELEQGATKELSPEGEASWKQRVKSHNVTVHGWRETTIPKSRRSDPHVKCIYCNRYLWNYQHFLDHMKIHDDPLKQVCLHQNCGRRFSRTHLLWEHMETHRPLQALCGYSGCSLIFSRLPSLHDHEWRHYTQGQPKDEPIEEQSATKEGQTLESITNSKNNDGPVATPGTGAVTRPPSDCTHKLINGHDGEDKKAQAPETDVPATTTTTTSPTQPHPSLVQNLTEPMTMRDVDNIVTLAQVMPCGEEPVIAEHKTFKPEDPSYLPLAKAPLIRPPPSTYLTEAALSMRKRRKPNEVTSCGAGKKNKATVKRRVVGKKNALQKEVAAEKEVEEEAPPQRQRCSRCFSSFPSPEELKRHLSQNTCSSLFNFDSDDDS from the exons ATGTACTACATCTG GGATCTGGTGTTCCTGTGGAGCAGACTGCACCTCAGGGCCCATCCCGCTAAGCAGGGCTTCCTGTCTGAGTGTCACCAGCTGATGCTCTCCGCCATCAACACCAGAGCCATCTTCCCCTTCATCAAAGTCATCACAGCAGAG ATGGGTAGTGAGGGAGTGCCGCTGTGTGTGGAGCTGTGTACTGCAGCGTTGCAGACAGACCTCCAGTCTGACCCTGTGACGCGCAGCCTGTTGTGTAAGACCATTGCCTTCCTGCTCCCCCGCGACCTGGAGGTGTGTCGCCTCTGTGCCCTACTGGTGTTCTGTCTAGAGCGCAGTGTGGAGGCCTACAAGACCGTGTATCTGCTCTACACACACCCAGACGAGGAGCCACACCCCCTCCACACCCCTGTCAAAACCAACATACGCTTCTATATCTTACAG GTGCTGAAGGAAGGGCTGTTCTTCGACCCAGAGTTCTGGAACCTCCTGACCCTGAGAACCCACTGTCTGGAGCTTATGACTGACAAGGTCATGAGGGAGGCCCTCAACGaggtgaaggaggaagaggagttggagcaggtagaggaggagtggaTACCAAGTTActggatggaggaggagacatgcaggatacacacagacaccTCCCACCTCCaaccacacactaacacagcaCTGGAGAACTCTGAGACTGCAGGGCAGGAGCATGAGGAGGGAGAGTATGGGGATGCTCCTGAGTCACAGACAGAAGACTTCCtagtgaggaggaagagaaggtgtAGGTCTGATGTTGACTATGCTGAAGACCCAGACATGAAGTACTCCCTCAGACACAATCACAGTTCTGAAAGCTCCACCAAGCTACCGGCCAATCGGCAGAGGGAATACCTGGCCAGACACGTGAAGAACAAGATCCTGAAGAGACGCGGCAGGAAACCAAGATGGCTGCTCCTGGAGATGACCAGACAGACGGAGAATGTGTCCCCGGGGAGAACAAGGgcgagagggaagggaagggagggaatgagagagaggggtgagggtaaAAGAGAGAAATGGGAAAGAGGAGAGTGTAAGagtgagagatgggagaggggaaaggggaaaAGAAAGCAAGGGGACGAGGGTAAGAAAGCGAGGAGGCAGGGAAGGGAAGGTAAGAGACCTTACCGCAGAACAATACGTGGCATGGAGCTGTCCTTCCCTGAAAATGAAGTGCCTGTGGACCAGGTGGTGGTAGAGAATCGTGTAGAACCCAGTATTAGTGTTGCACTGCAGCACAGTGACGCGGAGAACTATGTCAACATGGGACTGCCTAATGGCCTACATGGTGAGAGACTGTTTGAGTATGAACCAGAGACAGAAATAGAGCTTTCAGAAGTAGAGCCTTCAGACATAAATCCTTTAGACTTAAAACCTTCAGTAGTAGAGCTTTCTGTTGTAGAGCCTTCTGTTGCTGAGCCTTCAGAAGTGAAGGTTTTCGAAGGTCCCAGTGAGCAGACCGACCCAGAGCTCGACGGCCCAGCCTTGGACATGGAGGATTGTCCACTAACACTGTTCCACATCTATGCCAAATCCTCTAAAGGGACAGATGCTAAGGAATTACAACCTTTGACGGAAGGTAGTGATGTCACAGCGTTGGAGGCGGGACCGGACTCAAACACTCAG GGTGAAGACACAAAGCCAGAAAAGGCTCCTGTCCGCTCCAAACACCTGCGCTTCCACTGCAATCACTGCCAGAAGCTCTTCAAGGGAGGCAACGTGGTGAGACACACCCTGGCCCACCTGAAGCTGAGGAAGACTAGGCTCAGCTGTGTCTTCTGTGGCAAACACTTCCAACGGTACAACCGTGCCAAGGAACACGTTCTAGAGCACGTAGAGGAACTGAGAACCACCACGCTCAAAAGTAAGATCAAACCTGCTGTCAATGGAGATGCAGAACCGTCGGAGAACGTTAATCAAGCTTCGGAGAACGAGACTaaacccactgagaatgtgacaGAGCCCCCTGCTCTGACGGATCAGCCTCCCAAACCCAAACGTGTTAAAGCTAAGCCAGTGGTCAGCAAGCAGAGTAGAATCATTCAGAACCTGAGAAACCTGATCAGAAAGTCCCAGAAGTGGAAAACGGACACGGATAACCAGGTGCCAGTGGAAGTGAAGGATGAACAGGTGACTGTGAAGGATAAAGTGGTGATTGTGAAAGAGGTGGTGCCTGGGGAGGAgactgagggaggagagaagaatgAGTGTgaaggaggagagcaggaggggAAGCAGAAGCAGTACCACCTGTGTCCTGCGGAGGGCTGTGACAGCATCTTTATGAAGATAGGCCCATCAATGCTGAGACACGCAGTCAACTACCACATGGAGGATGCAGCTGTCCTGGAGAAGACCTTCCAGTGGGGGAAGGGGAAGTGCCAGATCTGCCAGAG GCACCTGCTGGTGTTCGAGCACTACAGAGACCACATGAAGCTCCACGATGCTCCTCTGAAACAGGCGTGCCTCCACATGAGCTGTGGCCAGTGCTTCAAGACCTCCCAGGAGCTCAAAGACCACATGGACACCCACCGGCCACTCCAGGCCCCCTGTGGGTACTCCGGCTGTAGGGAGATCTTCtttaccctcccctctctccacggCCACGAGTGGAGACACTACACCCAGCCCCAGTCTAAAGATGAGCTGGAGCAGGGCGCTACCAAAGAGCTGAGCCCTGAGGGTGAGGCCTCCTGGAAACAGAGGGTTAAGAGCCATAATGTGACAGTGCACGGGTGGAGGGAAACGACTATTCCCAAATCCAGGCGCTCTGATCCTCATGTGAAGTGCATTTACTGTAACAG GTACCTGTGGAACTACCAGCACTTCCTAGACCACATGAAGATCCATGATGATCCTCTAAAACAGGTGTGTCTCCATCAGAACTGTGGCCGGCGCTTTTCCAGAACCCACCTGCTCTGGGAGCACATGGAGACCCACCGGCCTCTCCAGGCCCTCTGTGGGTACTCCGGCTGTAGTCTGATCTTCTCtcgcctcccctctctccatgacCACGAGTGGAGGCACTACACTCAGGGCCAGCCTAAAGATGAGCCGATAGAGGAGCAGAGCGCTACCAAAGAGGGGCAGACTCTGGAATCAATCACCAACAGTAAAAACAATGACGGCCCTGTGGCGACTCCAGGCACTGGTGCTGTCACCAGACCTCCCAGTGACTGCACACACAAACTAATCAATGGCCATGATGGAGAGGACAAGAAAGCCCaagcccctgagacagatgtccctgccaccactaccactaccacctccCCCACACAACCCCATCCCAGTCTCGTCCAAAACCTCACTGAGCCAATGACCATGAGGGATGTGGACAATATCGTCACTTTGGCTCAGGTGATGCCTTGCGGAGAGGAACCAGTTATTGCGGAACATAAGACCTTCAAACCAGAGGATCCTTCCTACTTACCCCTGGCCAAAGCCCCCCTCATCCGCCCGCCCCCCTCAACATACCTGACCGAGGCAGCCCTCAGCATGCGCAAGCGCAGGAAACCCAACGAGGTCACTTCCTGCGGGGCTGGCAAGAAGAATAAGGCTACAGTAAAGAGGCGTGTGGTGGGGAAGAAGAATGCGTTGCAGAAGGAGGTGGCGGctgagaaggaggtagaggaggaggcccCCCCTCAAAGACAGCGCtgctccaggtgtttctcctctTTCCCTAGTCCAGAGGAACTGAAGAGACACCTCTCCCAAAACACCTGCTCCTCCCTCTTCAACTTTGACTCTGATGATGACA GTTAG
- the LOC129816897 gene encoding zinc finger protein 654-like isoform X1, whose translation MAEEESDLETDRLELKLETLYIYSNDNCSVQSKEYCSEFCKLVEEHTERWQVPLPQLKVLRTALTCFTRATAAYPDDCQHVSYALSSLALSFFELMLFFGKEECQEAPLKDILASFQACHRRLLRHRNVYLLQVRQVIKDGGPWERPTLQAILKDTVLTQTEVEKYLSSEKPVFFELRVRYLQACERVQEAMALAKSCLEHPEVGRHLFFHQAYLTCLYKASLHEHLLKEVAEIDGRDAVEIICNAESQEKEELLLSLCKAFLSQQLNNGDMYYIWDLVFLWSRLHLRAHPAKQGFLSECHQLMLSAINTRAIFPFIKVITAEMGSEGVPLCVELCTAALQTDLQSDPVTRSLLCKTIAFLLPRDLEVCRLCALLVFCLERSVEAYKTVYLLYTHPDEEPHPLHTPVKTNIRFYILQVLKEGLFFDPEFWNLLTLRTHCLELMTDKVMREALNEVKEEEELEQVEEEWIPSYWMEEETCRIHTDTSHLQPHTNTALENSETAGQEHEEGEYGDAPESQTEDFLVRRKRRCRSDVDYAEDPDMKYSLRHNHSSESSTKLPANRQREYLARHVKNKILKRRGRKPRWLLLEMTRQTENVSPGRTRARGKGREGMRERGEGKREKWERGECKSERWERGKGKRKQGDEGKKARRQGREGKRPYRRTIRGMELSFPENEVPVDQVVVENRVEPSISVALQHSDAENYVNMGLPNGLHGERLFEYEPETEIELSEVEPSDINPLDLKPSVVELSVVEPSVAEPSEVKVFEGPSEQTDPELDGPALDMEDCPLTLFHIYAKSSKGTDAKELQPLTEGSDVTALEAGPDSNTQGEDTKPEKAPVRSKHLRFHCNHCQKLFKGGNVVRHTLAHLKLRKTRLSCVFCGKHFQRYNRAKEHVLEHVEELRTTTLKSKIKPAVNGDAEPSENVNQASENETKPTENVTEPPALTDQPPKPKRVKAKPVVSKQSRIIQNLRNLIRKSQKWKTDTDNQVPVEVKDEQVTVKDKVVIVKEVVPGEETEGGEKNECEGGEQEGKQKQYHLCPAEGCDSIFMKIGPSMLRHAVNYHMEDAAVLEKTFQWGKGKCQICQRHLLVFEHYRDHMKLHDAPLKQACLHMSCGQCFKTSQELKDHMDTHRPLQAPCGYSGCREIFFTLPSLHGHEWRHYTQPQSKDELEQGATKELSPEGEASWKQRVKSHNVTVHGWRETTIPKSRRSDPHVKCIYCNRYLWNYQHFLDHMKIHDDPLKQVCLHQNCGRRFSRTHLLWEHMETHRPLQALCGYSGCSLIFSRLPSLHDHEWRHYTQGQPKDEPIEEQSATKEGQTLESITNSKNNDGPVATPGTGAVTRPPSDCTHKLINGHDGEDKKAQAPETDVPATTTTTTSPTQPHPSLVQNLTEPMTMRDVDNIVTLAQVMPCGEEPVIAEHKTFKPEDPSYLPLAKAPLIRPPPSTYLTEAALSMRKRRKPNEVTSCGAGKKNKATVKRRVVGKKNALQKEVAAEKEVEEEAPPQRQRCSRCFSSFPSPEELKRHLSQNTCSSLFNFDSDDDS comes from the exons ATGGCGGAGGAGGAAAGTGATTTGGAAACAGACAGACTAGAATTGAAACTGGAGACTTTGTACATATACTCTAACGACAACTGTTCAGTACAAAGCAAAGAATATTGCTCTGAGTTTTGTAAG cTGGTGGAGGAGCATACAGAGAGATGGCAGGTGCCGCTGCCCCAGCTGAAGGTGCTGCGGACAGCTCTTACCTGCTTCACCAGAGCCACTGCTGCCTACCCCGATGACTGTCAGCATGTCAGTTACGCTCTCAGCAGTCTGGCCTT GAGCTTCTTTGAGCTGATGCTGTTCTTCGGTAAAGAGGAGTGCCAGGAGGCCCCCTTGAAGGACATACTAGCCTCTTTTCAG GCCTGCCACCGCCGCCTGCTGAGACACAGGAATGTCTACCTGCTACAGGTGAGGCAGGTGATCAAAGATGGCGGCCCCTGGGAGAGACCCACTCTACAGGCCATCCTGAAAGATACAGTCCTCACACAGACAGAAG TGGAGAAGTATCTGAGCTCGGAGAAGCCAGTGTTCTTTGAGCTGCGTGTGCGATACCTGCAGGCCTGTGAGCGTGTGCAGGAGGCCATGGCCCTGGCTAAGAGTTGTCTGGAGCACCCAGAGGTGGGGAGGCACCTTTTCTTCCACCAGGCCTACCTCACCTGCCTGTACAAGGCCTCGCTGCATGAACACCTGCTCAAGGAG GTGGCTGAGATAGATGGCAGAGACGCAGTAGAGATAATCTGTAACGCAGAGAGCCAGGAGAAAGAAGAGCTGCTGCTGTCTCTTTGCAAAGCCTTTCTCAGTCAACAGCTAAACAATGGAGACATGTACTACATCTG GGATCTGGTGTTCCTGTGGAGCAGACTGCACCTCAGGGCCCATCCCGCTAAGCAGGGCTTCCTGTCTGAGTGTCACCAGCTGATGCTCTCCGCCATCAACACCAGAGCCATCTTCCCCTTCATCAAAGTCATCACAGCAGAG ATGGGTAGTGAGGGAGTGCCGCTGTGTGTGGAGCTGTGTACTGCAGCGTTGCAGACAGACCTCCAGTCTGACCCTGTGACGCGCAGCCTGTTGTGTAAGACCATTGCCTTCCTGCTCCCCCGCGACCTGGAGGTGTGTCGCCTCTGTGCCCTACTGGTGTTCTGTCTAGAGCGCAGTGTGGAGGCCTACAAGACCGTGTATCTGCTCTACACACACCCAGACGAGGAGCCACACCCCCTCCACACCCCTGTCAAAACCAACATACGCTTCTATATCTTACAG GTGCTGAAGGAAGGGCTGTTCTTCGACCCAGAGTTCTGGAACCTCCTGACCCTGAGAACCCACTGTCTGGAGCTTATGACTGACAAGGTCATGAGGGAGGCCCTCAACGaggtgaaggaggaagaggagttggagcaggtagaggaggagtggaTACCAAGTTActggatggaggaggagacatgcaggatacacacagacaccTCCCACCTCCaaccacacactaacacagcaCTGGAGAACTCTGAGACTGCAGGGCAGGAGCATGAGGAGGGAGAGTATGGGGATGCTCCTGAGTCACAGACAGAAGACTTCCtagtgaggaggaagagaaggtgtAGGTCTGATGTTGACTATGCTGAAGACCCAGACATGAAGTACTCCCTCAGACACAATCACAGTTCTGAAAGCTCCACCAAGCTACCGGCCAATCGGCAGAGGGAATACCTGGCCAGACACGTGAAGAACAAGATCCTGAAGAGACGCGGCAGGAAACCAAGATGGCTGCTCCTGGAGATGACCAGACAGACGGAGAATGTGTCCCCGGGGAGAACAAGGgcgagagggaagggaagggagggaatgagagagaggggtgagggtaaAAGAGAGAAATGGGAAAGAGGAGAGTGTAAGagtgagagatgggagaggggaaaggggaaaAGAAAGCAAGGGGACGAGGGTAAGAAAGCGAGGAGGCAGGGAAGGGAAGGTAAGAGACCTTACCGCAGAACAATACGTGGCATGGAGCTGTCCTTCCCTGAAAATGAAGTGCCTGTGGACCAGGTGGTGGTAGAGAATCGTGTAGAACCCAGTATTAGTGTTGCACTGCAGCACAGTGACGCGGAGAACTATGTCAACATGGGACTGCCTAATGGCCTACATGGTGAGAGACTGTTTGAGTATGAACCAGAGACAGAAATAGAGCTTTCAGAAGTAGAGCCTTCAGACATAAATCCTTTAGACTTAAAACCTTCAGTAGTAGAGCTTTCTGTTGTAGAGCCTTCTGTTGCTGAGCCTTCAGAAGTGAAGGTTTTCGAAGGTCCCAGTGAGCAGACCGACCCAGAGCTCGACGGCCCAGCCTTGGACATGGAGGATTGTCCACTAACACTGTTCCACATCTATGCCAAATCCTCTAAAGGGACAGATGCTAAGGAATTACAACCTTTGACGGAAGGTAGTGATGTCACAGCGTTGGAGGCGGGACCGGACTCAAACACTCAG GGTGAAGACACAAAGCCAGAAAAGGCTCCTGTCCGCTCCAAACACCTGCGCTTCCACTGCAATCACTGCCAGAAGCTCTTCAAGGGAGGCAACGTGGTGAGACACACCCTGGCCCACCTGAAGCTGAGGAAGACTAGGCTCAGCTGTGTCTTCTGTGGCAAACACTTCCAACGGTACAACCGTGCCAAGGAACACGTTCTAGAGCACGTAGAGGAACTGAGAACCACCACGCTCAAAAGTAAGATCAAACCTGCTGTCAATGGAGATGCAGAACCGTCGGAGAACGTTAATCAAGCTTCGGAGAACGAGACTaaacccactgagaatgtgacaGAGCCCCCTGCTCTGACGGATCAGCCTCCCAAACCCAAACGTGTTAAAGCTAAGCCAGTGGTCAGCAAGCAGAGTAGAATCATTCAGAACCTGAGAAACCTGATCAGAAAGTCCCAGAAGTGGAAAACGGACACGGATAACCAGGTGCCAGTGGAAGTGAAGGATGAACAGGTGACTGTGAAGGATAAAGTGGTGATTGTGAAAGAGGTGGTGCCTGGGGAGGAgactgagggaggagagaagaatgAGTGTgaaggaggagagcaggaggggAAGCAGAAGCAGTACCACCTGTGTCCTGCGGAGGGCTGTGACAGCATCTTTATGAAGATAGGCCCATCAATGCTGAGACACGCAGTCAACTACCACATGGAGGATGCAGCTGTCCTGGAGAAGACCTTCCAGTGGGGGAAGGGGAAGTGCCAGATCTGCCAGAG GCACCTGCTGGTGTTCGAGCACTACAGAGACCACATGAAGCTCCACGATGCTCCTCTGAAACAGGCGTGCCTCCACATGAGCTGTGGCCAGTGCTTCAAGACCTCCCAGGAGCTCAAAGACCACATGGACACCCACCGGCCACTCCAGGCCCCCTGTGGGTACTCCGGCTGTAGGGAGATCTTCtttaccctcccctctctccacggCCACGAGTGGAGACACTACACCCAGCCCCAGTCTAAAGATGAGCTGGAGCAGGGCGCTACCAAAGAGCTGAGCCCTGAGGGTGAGGCCTCCTGGAAACAGAGGGTTAAGAGCCATAATGTGACAGTGCACGGGTGGAGGGAAACGACTATTCCCAAATCCAGGCGCTCTGATCCTCATGTGAAGTGCATTTACTGTAACAG GTACCTGTGGAACTACCAGCACTTCCTAGACCACATGAAGATCCATGATGATCCTCTAAAACAGGTGTGTCTCCATCAGAACTGTGGCCGGCGCTTTTCCAGAACCCACCTGCTCTGGGAGCACATGGAGACCCACCGGCCTCTCCAGGCCCTCTGTGGGTACTCCGGCTGTAGTCTGATCTTCTCtcgcctcccctctctccatgacCACGAGTGGAGGCACTACACTCAGGGCCAGCCTAAAGATGAGCCGATAGAGGAGCAGAGCGCTACCAAAGAGGGGCAGACTCTGGAATCAATCACCAACAGTAAAAACAATGACGGCCCTGTGGCGACTCCAGGCACTGGTGCTGTCACCAGACCTCCCAGTGACTGCACACACAAACTAATCAATGGCCATGATGGAGAGGACAAGAAAGCCCaagcccctgagacagatgtccctgccaccactaccactaccacctccCCCACACAACCCCATCCCAGTCTCGTCCAAAACCTCACTGAGCCAATGACCATGAGGGATGTGGACAATATCGTCACTTTGGCTCAGGTGATGCCTTGCGGAGAGGAACCAGTTATTGCGGAACATAAGACCTTCAAACCAGAGGATCCTTCCTACTTACCCCTGGCCAAAGCCCCCCTCATCCGCCCGCCCCCCTCAACATACCTGACCGAGGCAGCCCTCAGCATGCGCAAGCGCAGGAAACCCAACGAGGTCACTTCCTGCGGGGCTGGCAAGAAGAATAAGGCTACAGTAAAGAGGCGTGTGGTGGGGAAGAAGAATGCGTTGCAGAAGGAGGTGGCGGctgagaaggaggtagaggaggaggcccCCCCTCAAAGACAGCGCtgctccaggtgtttctcctctTTCCCTAGTCCAGAGGAACTGAAGAGACACCTCTCCCAAAACACCTGCTCCTCCCTCTTCAACTTTGACTCTGATGATGACA GTTAG